A window from Culex pipiens pallens isolate TS chromosome 3, TS_CPP_V2, whole genome shotgun sequence encodes these proteins:
- the LOC120416978 gene encoding uncharacterized protein LOC120416978 has translation MTLTSVLMLSILVIAPASSIQVMFDSVSNCNGSGVIDCNVRVHKINKTTAALMGELVQNMEVDDSYVGSVELHHSALGNNQFNRYPMKMGPTGMCDFLDKYWDDYYEYAVKYVPNIVKPRECPFGAKTYQIADWIMDSEMLPQFVPTGLWKVISLLTSTKNEHFFVIEIIFKVYEDGYF, from the exons ATGACTCTCACAAGTGTTTTGATGCTGTCCATACTGGTAATCGCTCCAGCGAGTTCGATCCAGGTGATGTTTGACTCCGTCAGTAACTGCAACGGGAGTGGGGTTATCGATTGCAACGTAAGGGttcacaaaatcaacaaaacaacGGCAGCTCTCATGGGAGAACTGGTGCAAAACATGGAAGTAGACGACAGTTATGTG GGTTCAGTGGAACTGCACCACAGCGCGTTGGGCAACAATCAGTTCAATCGCTACCCGATGAAAATGGGACCGACTGGGATGTGCGACTTTCTGGACAAGTACTGGGACGATTACTACGAGTACGCCGTCAAGTACGTACCGAACATTGTGAAACCACGCGAGTGTCCGTTTGGAGCAAAGACTTACCAGATAGCGGATTGGATCATGGACTCCGAAATGCTGCCCCAGTTCGTGCCAACGGGACTTTGGAAGGTGATCAGTTTGCTGACCAGCACTAAAAACGAACACTTTTTTGtgattgaaattattttcaaagtgTACGAGGACGGTTATTTTTAA
- the LOC120416967 gene encoding uncharacterized protein LOC120416967 — protein MIPTRTILLPFLTVCCVGSFQVMFDSVGSCSSTGLFECNMRVRKLNRTTAALVGNLSQTEDVGSNFKALIELFHSPLGNNQFYRYPMKIGPIGTCAFLEKFWQDYYEYVVEYIPNVAKPGECSLSARIYAINDWIMDARILPPYVPTGLWRVIQVMWDNSTGQSFTMELIFKVYEDGYF, from the exons ATGATCCCAACCAGAACCATTCTCCTCCCGTTTCTGACAGTTTGCTGCGTCGGCTCGTTTCAAGTTATGTTTGACTCGGTTGGTTCTTGCAGCAGCACCGGGTTGTTTGAGTGTAACATGAGAGTCCGCAAGCTCAACCGAACAACGGCAGCACTGGTCGGAAATCTTAGCCAAACGGAGGACGTTGGGAGCAATTTCAAA GCACTGATCGAACTGTTCCACAGCCCTTTGGGCAACAACCAGTTCTATCGCTATCCGATGAAAATTGGACCGATTGGCACGTGCGCATTTTTGGAGAAATTCTGGCAGGATTACTACGAGTACGTTGTCGAGTACATCCCGAACGTCGCGAAGCCGGGCGAGTGCTCGCTTAGCGCCAGAATCTACGCGATCAACGACTGGATCATGGATGCGCGGATTCTTCCCCCGTACGTGCCCACCGGACTTTGGAGAGTGATCCAGGTGATGTGGGACAACTCGACTGGGCAGAGTTTCACGATGGAgttgattttcaaagtttatgaagATGGATATTTTTGA
- the LOC120416965 gene encoding uncharacterized protein LOC120416965, with amino-acid sequence MKSKSAVLFSFLLGIVPASSIQVMLDNVSFCNSTGMVDCDVRVHKINRTTAALIGNIVQKVDIGGSYSALIEAYHSPMGNSQFNRYPMKIGPISMCEFLNDYWGDYYGYVVQFIENIAKPGECPFTARSYQVKDWIMDSRLLPPYVSTGLWRMMWSAWDNQTGDVFMTEIVFKVYDDGHF; translated from the exons ATGAAGTCGAAAAGTGCTGTTTTGTTCTCATTTTTGTTAGGAATTGTTCCAGCAAGTTCTATTCAAGTAATGCTGGATAACGTTAGCTTTTGTAACAGTACCGGAATGGTTGACTGCGACGTAAGAGTTCACAAGATTAACCGGACAACGGCAGCCCTTATTGGAAATATCGTACAGAAAGTAGACATCGGCGGAAGTTATAGC GCTCTGATCGAAGCCTACCACAGTCCGATGGGCAACAGTCAGTTCAATCGCTACCCGATGAAAATCGGACCGATCAGCATGTGCGAGTTTTTGAACGACTACTGGGGCGATTACTACGGGTACGTGGTGCAGTTCATCGAGAACATCGCAAAACCTGGCGAGTGTCCGTTCACGGCGCGGTCCTACCAGGTCAAGGATTGGATCATGGACTCGCGGTTGCTGCCACCGTACGTTTCCACTGGGCTGTGGCGAATGATGTGGTCAGCGTGGGACAATCAAACCGGCGATGTTTTCATGACCGAAATTGTGTTCAAAGTGTACGACGATGGGCACTTTTGA